From Sus scrofa isolate TJ Tabasco breed Duroc chromosome 18, Sscrofa11.1, whole genome shotgun sequence, a single genomic window includes:
- the LEP gene encoding leptin isoform X2 — MRCGPLCRFLWLWPYLSYVEAVPIWRVQDDTKTLIKTIVTRISDISHMQSVSSKQRVTGLDFIPGLHPVLSLSKMDQTLAIYQQILTSLPSRNVIQISNDLENLRDLLHLLASSKSCPLPQARALETLESLGGVLEASLYSTEVVALSRLQGALQDMLRQLDLSPGC, encoded by the exons ATGCGCTGTGGACCCCTGTGCCGATTCCTGTGGCTTTGGCCCTATCTGTCCTACGTTGAAGCCGTGCCCATCTGGAGAGTCCAGGATGACACCAAAACCCTCATCAAGACGATTGTCACCAGGATCAGTGACATTTCACACATG CAGTCTGTCTCCTCCAAACAGAGGGTCACCGGTTTGGACTTCATCCCTGGGCTCCATCCTGTCCTGAGTTTGTCCAAGATGGACCAGACCCTGGCGATCTACCAACAGATCCTCACCAGTCTGCCTTCCAGAAATGTGATCCAAATATCGAATGACCTGGAGAACCTCCGGGACCTTCTCCACCTGCTGGCCTCCTCCAAGAGCTGCCCCttgccccaggccagggccctgGAGACCTTGGAGAGCCTGGGCGGCGTCCTGGAAGCCTCCCTCTACTCCACGGAGGTGGTGGCCCTGAGCAGGCTGCAGGGGGCTCTGCAGGACATGCTGCGGCAGCTGGACCTCAGCCCTGGCTGCTGA
- the LEP gene encoding leptin isoform X4, which produces MEPRRNRGIAVPAAARPQKHIPERKMRCGPLCRFLWLWPYLSYVEAVPIWRVQDDTKTLIKTIVTRISDISHMQSVSSKQRVTGLDFIPGLHPVLSLSKMDQTLAIYQQILTSLPSRNVIQISNDLENLRDLLHLLASSKSCPLPQARALETLESLGGVLEASLYSTEVVALSRLQGALQDMLRQLDLSPGC; this is translated from the exons GCCCCAGAAGCACATCCCGGAAAGGAAAATGCGCTGTGGACCCCTGTGCCGATTCCTGTGGCTTTGGCCCTATCTGTCCTACGTTGAAGCCGTGCCCATCTGGAGAGTCCAGGATGACACCAAAACCCTCATCAAGACGATTGTCACCAGGATCAGTGACATTTCACACATG CAGTCTGTCTCCTCCAAACAGAGGGTCACCGGTTTGGACTTCATCCCTGGGCTCCATCCTGTCCTGAGTTTGTCCAAGATGGACCAGACCCTGGCGATCTACCAACAGATCCTCACCAGTCTGCCTTCCAGAAATGTGATCCAAATATCGAATGACCTGGAGAACCTCCGGGACCTTCTCCACCTGCTGGCCTCCTCCAAGAGCTGCCCCttgccccaggccagggccctgGAGACCTTGGAGAGCCTGGGCGGCGTCCTGGAAGCCTCCCTCTACTCCACGGAGGTGGTGGCCCTGAGCAGGCTGCAGGGGGCTCTGCAGGACATGCTGCGGCAGCTGGACCTCAGCCCTGGCTGCTGA
- the LEP gene encoding leptin isoform X5 codes for MEPRRNRGIAVPAAARPQKHIPERKMRCGPLCRFLWLWPYLSYVEAVPIWRVQDDTKTLIKTIVTRISDISHMSVSSKQRVTGLDFIPGLHPVLSLSKMDQTLAIYQQILTSLPSRNVIQISNDLENLRDLLHLLASSKSCPLPQARALETLESLGGVLEASLYSTEVVALSRLQGALQDMLRQLDLSPGC; via the exons GCCCCAGAAGCACATCCCGGAAAGGAAAATGCGCTGTGGACCCCTGTGCCGATTCCTGTGGCTTTGGCCCTATCTGTCCTACGTTGAAGCCGTGCCCATCTGGAGAGTCCAGGATGACACCAAAACCCTCATCAAGACGATTGTCACCAGGATCAGTGACATTTCACACATG TCTGTCTCCTCCAAACAGAGGGTCACCGGTTTGGACTTCATCCCTGGGCTCCATCCTGTCCTGAGTTTGTCCAAGATGGACCAGACCCTGGCGATCTACCAACAGATCCTCACCAGTCTGCCTTCCAGAAATGTGATCCAAATATCGAATGACCTGGAGAACCTCCGGGACCTTCTCCACCTGCTGGCCTCCTCCAAGAGCTGCCCCttgccccaggccagggccctgGAGACCTTGGAGAGCCTGGGCGGCGTCCTGGAAGCCTCCCTCTACTCCACGGAGGTGGTGGCCCTGAGCAGGCTGCAGGGGGCTCTGCAGGACATGCTGCGGCAGCTGGACCTCAGCCCTGGCTGCTGA
- the LEP gene encoding leptin isoform X3 has protein sequence MRCGPLCRFLWLWPYLSYVEAVPIWRVQDDTKTLIKTIVTRISDISHMSVSSKQRVTGLDFIPGLHPVLSLSKMDQTLAIYQQILTSLPSRNVIQISNDLENLRDLLHLLASSKSCPLPQARALETLESLGGVLEASLYSTEVVALSRLQGALQDMLRQLDLSPGC, from the exons ATGCGCTGTGGACCCCTGTGCCGATTCCTGTGGCTTTGGCCCTATCTGTCCTACGTTGAAGCCGTGCCCATCTGGAGAGTCCAGGATGACACCAAAACCCTCATCAAGACGATTGTCACCAGGATCAGTGACATTTCACACATG TCTGTCTCCTCCAAACAGAGGGTCACCGGTTTGGACTTCATCCCTGGGCTCCATCCTGTCCTGAGTTTGTCCAAGATGGACCAGACCCTGGCGATCTACCAACAGATCCTCACCAGTCTGCCTTCCAGAAATGTGATCCAAATATCGAATGACCTGGAGAACCTCCGGGACCTTCTCCACCTGCTGGCCTCCTCCAAGAGCTGCCCCttgccccaggccagggccctgGAGACCTTGGAGAGCCTGGGCGGCGTCCTGGAAGCCTCCCTCTACTCCACGGAGGTGGTGGCCCTGAGCAGGCTGCAGGGGGCTCTGCAGGACATGCTGCGGCAGCTGGACCTCAGCCCTGGCTGCTGA